One part of the Magnetococcales bacterium genome encodes these proteins:
- the lolA gene encoding outer membrane lipoprotein chaperone LolA: MKAGNRGAISRRGWLVAALLGVLFWGDGGKAAAQNPEPEEVAPIERLQKLISGLTTLEGDFTQESFSEGRGRLKVSQGHLTAARPGRFRWDYQQPYEQIIVSDGKLIWYYEPDLKQVTQVGATGLDRSPASVLVDGKPIKETFDWEEVPGEQGKAPSIRLTPKKESNFRKIQITLHPKRDQLLSMEVEDTLGNRSVIYFENLVVNRKLDPGLFTFKIPPGVDLIEQ, encoded by the coding sequence ATGAAGGCGGGAAACAGAGGGGCAATCTCTCGAAGAGGCTGGCTGGTGGCGGCGCTGCTCGGTGTGTTGTTCTGGGGGGACGGTGGCAAGGCTGCGGCGCAGAATCCCGAACCCGAGGAGGTGGCGCCCATCGAACGGCTGCAAAAGCTGATCAGCGGGCTCACCACCCTGGAAGGGGATTTCACCCAGGAGTCCTTCAGCGAGGGCCGGGGACGCCTGAAGGTCAGTCAGGGTCATCTGACCGCAGCCCGTCCGGGACGCTTCCGCTGGGATTACCAGCAGCCCTACGAACAGATCATCGTCTCCGACGGCAAGCTGATCTGGTACTACGAACCCGATCTCAAACAGGTCACCCAGGTGGGGGCCACCGGTCTGGATCGCAGCCCCGCCTCGGTGCTGGTGGACGGCAAACCCATCAAGGAGACCTTCGATTGGGAAGAGGTGCCCGGCGAACAGGGCAAAGCCCCCTCCATCCGCCTCACACCCAAAAAAGAGAGCAACTTCCGCAAGATCCAGATCACCCTCCATCCGAAGCGGGATCAGTTGCTGAGCATGGAAGTCGAGGATACCCTCGGCAACCGCTCGGTGATCTATTTCGAGAATCTGGTGGTCAACCGCAAACTGGATCCGGGCCTGTTCACCTTCAAGATCCCTCCCGGAGTGGATCTCATCGAGCAATAG
- a CDS encoding YajQ family cyclic di-GMP-binding protein → MPSFDIVSEVEMQEVDNALHQSVKEIETRYDFKGSKSSLEREENVIVLLADDDYKREQVLDILKTKLIRRKVDPKSLDYGKVEEASGSMVRQRITVRQGVEEDKAKQIVKRIKEAGLKVQTAIQGNQLRVTGKKKDDLQSVIALLREVDVGQPLQFTNFRD, encoded by the coding sequence ATGCCATCCTTCGATATCGTATCGGAAGTGGAGATGCAGGAAGTGGACAACGCCCTGCATCAGTCGGTCAAGGAGATCGAGACCCGTTATGACTTCAAGGGCTCCAAATCGAGCCTGGAACGGGAGGAGAACGTCATCGTCCTGCTGGCCGACGACGACTACAAACGGGAGCAGGTTCTCGACATCCTCAAGACCAAGCTGATCCGGCGCAAGGTCGATCCCAAGTCGCTGGACTACGGCAAGGTGGAAGAGGCCTCGGGCAGCATGGTGCGGCAGCGCATCACCGTGCGCCAGGGGGTGGAGGAGGACAAGGCCAAACAGATCGTCAAACGCATCAAGGAGGCGGGACTGAAGGTGCAAACCGCCATTCAGGGCAACCAGTTGCGTGTTACCGGCAAGAAAAAGGACGATCTGCAAAGCGTCATCGCCCTGCTTCGGGAGGTCGATGTGGGTCAACCGCTGCAATTCACCAATTTCCGGGACTGA
- the rimO gene encoding 30S ribosomal protein S12 methylthiotransferase RimO, which yields MKSSRSKAGGKKASAASASPRVGLISLGCAKNQVDSEHLLGQFLSRGYRLTANPEKAQVLVVNTCGFLAAAEEESREAIREMSAIRQAHPDKRLVVTGCLAQRMGDALLADIPGIDLMVGSAQSQEVVTLLDQVNRGVVPKYQVKIPLQLENSGMPRVRITPAYTAYLKIAEGCDNPCSFCIIPQLRGHFRSRPPEDLLTEARHLVAEGVKELNLVSQDTTLYGRDLQPRSSLSVLIRELDALPGLRWIRLLYLYPTLINEELLRTMAASAHVLPYFDMPLQHVDGGVLAAMRRAERPEGIRKLLTRIREILPEATLRTTFLVGFPGESEAAFANLEALVAEGWFDHVGVFCYSDEAEAASHAFENKVPQEIAEARRERIMAVQQEISRQRLARRVGQRLTVLVEGPSEENQGILTGRSAAQAPEVDGQVFLVEGWAEAGSLVEVEVTQAHEYDLVGRIRKVL from the coding sequence ATGAAGTCTTCACGCAGCAAGGCTGGCGGGAAAAAGGCCTCCGCCGCATCCGCGTCGCCCCGGGTGGGTTTGATCTCCCTGGGGTGCGCCAAGAACCAGGTCGATTCCGAACACCTGCTGGGGCAGTTCCTCAGCCGGGGCTACCGCCTGACCGCCAATCCGGAAAAGGCCCAGGTGCTGGTGGTCAACACCTGTGGTTTCCTGGCGGCGGCGGAAGAGGAGTCCCGTGAGGCGATTCGGGAGATGAGCGCCATCCGGCAGGCTCATCCCGACAAGCGTCTGGTGGTGACGGGCTGTCTGGCGCAACGCATGGGAGATGCCCTGCTGGCCGATATTCCGGGCATCGACCTGATGGTGGGTTCCGCCCAGAGCCAGGAGGTGGTGACCCTGCTGGACCAGGTGAACCGGGGCGTGGTCCCGAAATATCAGGTGAAGATTCCCCTGCAACTGGAAAACAGCGGCATGCCACGGGTGCGCATCACCCCGGCGTATACGGCCTATCTGAAAATTGCCGAAGGCTGCGACAATCCGTGCAGTTTCTGCATCATCCCGCAACTGCGGGGACACTTCCGCTCGCGTCCGCCGGAGGATCTGCTCACCGAGGCGCGACATCTGGTGGCGGAGGGGGTGAAGGAGCTCAATCTGGTCTCCCAGGATACCACCCTCTACGGGCGGGATCTGCAGCCGAGAAGCTCCCTGTCGGTCCTGATCCGGGAGTTGGACGCCCTTCCGGGTCTGCGCTGGATTCGTCTGCTCTATCTCTATCCCACCCTGATCAACGAGGAGCTGTTGCGGACCATGGCCGCTTCGGCCCATGTGCTGCCCTATTTCGACATGCCTCTGCAACACGTCGACGGGGGGGTGCTGGCCGCCATGCGACGGGCCGAGAGGCCGGAGGGCATTCGCAAACTGCTGACGCGCATTCGGGAGATTCTGCCCGAGGCGACCCTGCGTACCACCTTTCTGGTGGGCTTTCCGGGGGAGAGCGAGGCCGCCTTCGCCAACCTGGAAGCCCTGGTGGCCGAGGGCTGGTTCGATCATGTGGGGGTTTTCTGCTACTCCGACGAAGCGGAAGCCGCCTCCCACGCTTTTGAAAACAAGGTGCCGCAAGAGATCGCCGAAGCCCGCCGCGAGCGGATCATGGCCGTGCAGCAGGAGATCAGCCGTCAGCGGCTGGCCCGCCGGGTGGGACAACGGCTGACGGTGCTGGTGGAAGGGCCTTCGGAGGAGAATCAGGGCATTCTGACGGGACGTAGCGCGGCCCAGGCCCCGGAAGTGGACGGACAGGTCTTTCTGGTGGAGGGCTGGGCCGAGGCGGGCAGCCTGGTGGAGGTGGAGGTGACCCAGGCCCACGAATACGATCTGGTGGGCCGCATCCGCAAGGTGCTGTAG